The window CGTAATCACGGCAACCGCCACGCCGCTTTGCTGCAACATTTTGATACCGTGTCCGTCTAAAGTATGAAAGGCTTTGAACACTTCGCCGTTCGCGCCCATCAGCAGTCTGCCGTCAGTTAACACACCATCTACATCTAAAATCAGCAAACGGACAGCGGCAGCACGTTGGGCAAGGTGGTCGGACAGGGTGGGGGACATGGCGTTTATCGGGTGGTCAATCACAAACGCAATTTTAACAGATTTTGTGCCTGACAGATATGTTAAGATGATTATCGGTTTGGTTTTTTTAGGGAAAACCAGTGCCATGCACCATTGCGTGGGTGTGTGCATACTTGCAACAAATGCGGTTTCATGGGAAAAAAGTCGGGCTTTATCGCGCTTGCAGCATAATGATATGATGGGCGCACTATCCGCGTTTGTAAAAGGAAGCATCATGCAAAAAATATTGGCACAATTAAGCCATCGGCTGATTCAAGCACCGATGGCGGGTGTGCAAAACGAAGATTTGGCGCTTGCAGTGTGTTCGGCGGGGGCGTTGGGGTCTTTGCCTGCTGCAATGTTGAGCCATGAAGATTTGCATCAGGCATTGGCACGTTTGCAGGCGCAAAGCGGTGGTCGTCCGTACAACGTCAATTTTTTCGCCCATGTGCCTGAAACGGTTTCCGAGACGCAAACCGCAGCTTGGCATCGTGTGCTAGAGCCTTATTTTGCGCGTTGGGGCGTGAATCCCGATACCGTTCCGTCTGCGCCGTCGCGCCGTCCGTTTGATGAAAGTGTGTTGCCTTTGTTGCGCCGTTACCATCCTGCGGTGGTGAGCTTTCATTTTGGCGTACCTGCTGCGCCTTTGTTGGCAGCGGTGCGCGAAACGGGCGCGAAAATTATGGCAACGGCAACCACAGTCGCGGAAGCACGTTTTTTGGTGCAAAACGGCGTGGATGCGGTGATTGCACAAGGTTGGGAAGCGGGTGGACATCGCGGTTGGTTTTTGGATAAACATCCACATCATCAAAGTGGTACGTTTGCTTTATTGCCGAATATCGTCCGTGCGGTATCTGTGCCTGTGGTGGCTGCGGGTGGAATAAGCGATGCAGCAACCGTTCGCGCTGCCTTTGCCTTGGGTGCGAGTGCGGTTCAGGTAGGTACAGCATTTTTATTGGCAGACGAAGCACAAACTTCTCCTGCGCACCGTGCCGCTTTACAAAGTTCCGCCGCCGAATACACGGCAGTCAGCAATGTATTGAGCGGCGGTGGGGCGCGTGGTGTCGTAAATGGACTGATGCGCGACTTGGGCGTGTGGCACGATGATGCGCCACCGTTTCCCCATGCTGCCGCAGC is drawn from Conchiformibius steedae and contains these coding sequences:
- a CDS encoding NAD(P)H-dependent flavin oxidoreductase, with product MQKILAQLSHRLIQAPMAGVQNEDLALAVCSAGALGSLPAAMLSHEDLHQALARLQAQSGGRPYNVNFFAHVPETVSETQTAAWHRVLEPYFARWGVNPDTVPSAPSRRPFDESVLPLLRRYHPAVVSFHFGVPAAPLLAAVRETGAKIMATATTVAEARFLVQNGVDAVIAQGWEAGGHRGWFLDKHPHHQSGTFALLPNIVRAVSVPVVAAGGISDAATVRAAFALGASAVQVGTAFLLADEAQTSPAHRAALQSSAAEYTAVSNVLSGGGARGVVNGLMRDLGVWHDDAPPFPHAAAAVNALRRVAEVQENFDFTPMWAGQNARLAQSGSAAHIIARLMEQ